A window of Cucurbita pepo subsp. pepo cultivar mu-cu-16 chromosome LG06, ASM280686v2, whole genome shotgun sequence contains these coding sequences:
- the LOC111797010 gene encoding dnaJ homolog subfamily B member 13-like, whose product MVDLPQVLGISFRKFFKSYKEFFRKWHSKVKNSKKDNNVIDSTSDAVDNQPSKDHEEVKKEGPRPIRGVQSFRYGGRSMRENDPTSLRPRSYDSGFSYLSRNASRRGQNPSSTSQFRSMSRRSSGPVASRVSSGRRSIDSMPIMFSNSSGVLKPATIEKQLECTLEELCFGCLKKIKVTRDILSITGQPIEEEETLTIKVKPGWRKGTKITFEGTGNKRSGSYLGDMSFVIAEKQHAYFKREGDDLEITMAIPLLKALTGCTILVPLLGGETMSLETNNVVWPGYEKLIKGQGMPKHKHEDKRGSLKVKFLVEFPTELTEQQRSDLFQILQASDYPD is encoded by the exons ATGGTGGATCTTCCACAGGTTCTTGGCATCTCCTTTCGAAAATTCTTCAAATCCTACAAAGAATTCTTCAGAAAATGGCATTCCAAGGTCAAGAATTCTAAAAAGGATAACAATGTTATTGATTCCACCTCTGACGCGGTTGATAATCAACCTTCTAAG GATCATGAAGAAGTTAAAAAGGAAGGACCGAGGCCGATCAGAGGCGTTCAGAGCTTTAGATATGGAGGTCGGAGTATGCGAGAGAATGATCCGACGAGTCTCAGACCTCGAAGCTATGATAGCGGATTCTCTTATCTGTCTCGAAATGCAAGTCGGAGAGGTCAAAATCCGTCGTCGACGTCTCAGTTTCGGAGCATGAGCCGGAGGAGCTCTGGACCGGTGGCGTCTCGAGTGAGCAGCGGGCGGAGAAGCATCGATTCGATGCCGATCATGTTCTCGAATTCCTCCGGCGTGCTGAAGCCGGCGACGATCGAGAAGCAGCTCGAATGCACGCTGGAGGAGCTCTGCTTTGGGTGCCTGAAGAAAATCAAGGTTACAAGAGACATCCTCTCGATCACAGG GCAACCAATTGAGGAAGAGGAAACGTTGACGATAAAAGTAAAGCCAGGGTGGAGAAAGGGGACGAAGATAACATTTGAAGGAACGGGGAACAAGAGGTCAGGCAGTTACCTAGGCGACATGTCGTTCGTGATAGCTGAGAAGCAACACGCATACTTCAAAAGAGAAGGCGACGACTTGGAGATAACCATGGCGATCCCTCTACTAAAAGCACTAACTGGTTGTACCATTTTAGTGCCTCTATTGGGAGGAGAAACAATGAGTTTGGAGACAAACAATGTCGTTTGGCCTGGTTACGAGAAGCTCATTAAAGGTCAAGGTATGCCTAAACATAAACACGAGGATAAGAGAGGCAGCTTGAAAGTAAAGTTTTTGGTTGAGTTTCCAACCGAATTAACCGAACAACAACGATCGgatctttttcaaattttacaaGCTTCTGACTACCCGGATTAA